One genomic window of Pseudomonas sp. LFM046 includes the following:
- a CDS encoding mechanosensitive ion channel family protein yields the protein MEMNVDQLVKVSEAWLPIVLEYSGKLALALITLLVGWWLINLLTGKVGALMQHRRVDRTLQGFIGSLANIILKILLLVSVASMIGIETTSFVAAIGAAGLAIGLALQGSLANFAGGVLILLFRPFKVGDFIEAQGVSGTVDHIQIFHTVLRTGDNKTVIVPNGSLSNGIITNYSKQETRQVLYDVKVDYSSDLSKARDVLLKLARDPRVQREPEPVVVVSALGDSSINLSLRLWTSNADYWGVIFMLNENVRDSLRAAGVELAQPPRMVQVVPG from the coding sequence ATGGAAATGAACGTCGACCAGTTGGTGAAAGTATCCGAGGCCTGGTTGCCCATTGTGCTTGAGTACAGCGGCAAGCTGGCGCTGGCCCTGATCACCCTGCTGGTGGGCTGGTGGCTGATCAATCTGCTGACCGGCAAGGTCGGCGCCCTGATGCAGCATCGCCGGGTCGACCGCACCCTGCAGGGCTTCATCGGCAGCCTGGCCAACATCATTCTGAAGATTCTGCTGCTGGTCAGCGTGGCGTCGATGATCGGCATCGAAACCACCTCCTTCGTCGCCGCCATCGGTGCCGCCGGCCTCGCGATCGGCCTGGCGCTGCAGGGCAGTCTGGCGAATTTCGCCGGCGGTGTGCTGATCCTGCTGTTCCGCCCCTTCAAGGTCGGTGATTTCATCGAGGCCCAGGGCGTGTCCGGGACCGTCGACCATATCCAGATCTTCCACACCGTGCTGCGCACCGGTGACAACAAGACCGTGATCGTGCCCAACGGCAGCCTGTCCAACGGCATCATCACCAACTACTCGAAGCAGGAGACCCGCCAGGTGCTCTACGACGTGAAGGTGGACTACTCCTCCGACCTGTCGAAGGCTCGCGACGTGTTGCTCAAGCTGGCCCGTGACCCCCGTGTGCAGCGGGAGCCGGAACCGGTAGTGGTGGTATCCGCCCTGGGCGATAGCTCCATCAATCTGTCCCTGCGCCTCTGGACGTCCAATGCGGACTACTGGGGCGTGATCTTCATGCTCAACGAGAACGTGCGCGACAGCCTGCGCGCCGCCGGTGTCGAACTGGCGCAGCCGCCGCGCATGGTCCAGGTGGTGCCGGGCTGA
- a CDS encoding YajQ family cyclic di-GMP-binding protein produces MPSFDVVSELDKHEVTNAVDNAIKELDRRYDLRGKGTFEFKELTVTLTAEADFQLEQMLEILKLALVKRKIDVQCLEIKDSYASGKVVKQEAVLREGIDKELAKKIVAHIKESKLKVQAAIQGEQVRVTGKKRDDLQEAIAALRAKEFGMPLQFNNFRD; encoded by the coding sequence ATGCCCTCGTTCGACGTGGTGTCCGAACTGGACAAGCACGAAGTCACCAACGCCGTCGACAACGCCATCAAGGAGCTCGATCGCCGCTACGACCTGCGCGGCAAGGGCACTTTCGAGTTCAAGGAGCTGACGGTCACCCTCACGGCCGAAGCCGACTTCCAGCTGGAGCAGATGCTGGAAATCCTCAAGCTGGCCCTGGTCAAGCGCAAGATCGATGTCCAGTGCCTGGAGATCAAGGATTCCTACGCGTCCGGCAAGGTCGTGAAACAGGAAGCCGTACTGCGCGAAGGCATCGACAAGGAACTGGCGAAAAAGATCGTCGCGCACATCAAGGAAAGCAAACTGAAGGTCCAGGCCGCCATCCAGGGCGAGCAGGTCCGCGTGACCGGCAAGAAGCGTGACGACCTCCAGGAAGCCATCGCTGCCCTGCGCGCCAAGGAGTTCGGCATGCCCCTGCAGTTCAACAACTTCCGCGACTGA
- a CDS encoding HAMP domain-containing sensor histidine kinase, giving the protein MTSLRQRLENLSVGRKLLAALLVLLATVLLIANLAFISAAYWISQESVAPQGLETLGRLFATSSLGPDALASEENGKKMLQRLEGYTPLRAAALYDSDGHLLAQLQRREPLDLPLKASDISNWRLREFRTTHLAELPVPGRQPGHLLLIASSELPSVFYTGTLTASLAILACSVLLWLLVARQIKRMVTRPIRRLEELSRQVTREENYSLRAPRGNRDEIGSLADAFNTMLSRIEAREQQLKRARDDAQAAFDQAHELAEETRHSNRKLELEVQVRSKIEKKLTGFQNYLNSIIDSMPSALIALDEQLYVTQWNQEASALSGTPMDDALNQPVFLAFPSLKPFLPQIRLTAEKHKVEKVERVSWLVGENVHHYALTFYPLMGGTGRGVVIRIDDITQRLSMEELMVQSEKMLSVGGLAAGMAHEINNPLGAILHNVQNIRRRISPELDRNQEQAAINGISLEVVNQYLNAREVPKLLDDIHQAGARAAKIVSHMLAFSRRSNRQLAPCQLPVLIDQALEIASNDFDLTEGFDFKGLQVVREFDAELGPVPGTANELEQVLLNLLKNAAQAIHLREDDEEGRITLRTRLSPPWAEIQVEDNGVGIPETVRKRIFEPFFTTKEVGQGTGLGLSVSYFIITNNHKGQMEVQSKPGQGTCFTLRLPLTSSATTAGT; this is encoded by the coding sequence TTGACCAGCCTGCGTCAACGCCTCGAGAACCTGTCGGTCGGCCGCAAACTGCTCGCCGCCCTGCTCGTTCTGCTTGCCACCGTCCTGCTCATTGCCAACCTGGCCTTCATCAGCGCCGCCTACTGGATCTCCCAGGAAAGCGTGGCCCCCCAGGGCCTGGAAACCCTCGGCCGGCTTTTCGCCACCTCGTCCCTCGGCCCGGACGCGCTGGCGTCCGAAGAAAACGGCAAGAAGATGCTGCAGCGCCTTGAGGGTTACACGCCTCTGCGCGCCGCCGCCCTCTACGACAGCGACGGCCACCTGCTGGCCCAGTTACAGCGTAGGGAGCCGCTCGACCTGCCGTTGAAGGCCAGCGACATTTCCAACTGGCGCCTGCGGGAATTCCGCACCACCCACCTCGCGGAACTGCCCGTCCCCGGGCGGCAGCCCGGCCACCTGCTGCTGATAGCGTCCAGCGAGCTGCCCAGCGTGTTCTACACCGGCACCCTGACCGCGAGCCTGGCCATCCTTGCCTGCAGCGTGCTGCTCTGGTTGCTGGTGGCGCGGCAGATCAAGCGCATGGTCACCCGCCCGATCCGCCGTCTGGAGGAGCTTTCCCGCCAGGTCACCCGCGAGGAGAACTACTCACTGCGCGCGCCACGGGGCAATCGAGACGAAATCGGTAGCCTGGCCGACGCCTTCAACACCATGCTCAGCCGCATCGAGGCCCGCGAACAGCAGCTCAAGCGCGCCCGCGACGACGCCCAGGCCGCCTTCGACCAGGCCCACGAGCTGGCCGAGGAAACCCGCCACTCCAACCGCAAGCTGGAGCTGGAAGTGCAGGTGCGCAGCAAGATCGAGAAAAAGCTCACGGGCTTTCAGAACTACCTCAACAGCATCATCGACTCCATGCCCTCGGCGCTCATCGCCCTGGACGAGCAGCTCTACGTCACCCAGTGGAACCAGGAAGCCAGCGCCCTCTCCGGCACCCCGATGGACGATGCGCTCAACCAGCCGGTATTCCTGGCCTTCCCATCGCTCAAGCCCTTCCTGCCGCAGATCCGCCTGACCGCCGAAAAGCACAAGGTGGAAAAAGTCGAACGGGTCAGTTGGCTCGTGGGCGAAAACGTCCACCACTACGCGCTGACCTTCTACCCGCTGATGGGCGGCACCGGGCGTGGTGTGGTGATCCGCATCGACGACATCACTCAGCGCCTGTCCATGGAAGAACTGATGGTGCAGTCGGAAAAGATGCTCTCGGTGGGCGGCCTCGCAGCCGGCATGGCCCACGAGATCAACAACCCCTTGGGCGCTATCCTGCACAACGTGCAGAACATTCGTCGACGCATCTCGCCGGAGCTCGATCGCAACCAGGAACAGGCCGCCATCAACGGCATCAGCCTGGAAGTGGTGAACCAGTACCTGAACGCCCGCGAGGTGCCCAAGCTGCTGGATGACATCCACCAGGCCGGCGCCCGCGCTGCGAAGATCGTCAGCCACATGCTCGCCTTCAGCCGTCGCAGCAATCGCCAGTTGGCGCCGTGCCAGTTGCCGGTGCTGATCGACCAGGCCCTGGAGATCGCAAGCAACGACTTCGACCTCACCGAGGGTTTCGACTTCAAGGGCCTGCAGGTCGTCCGCGAGTTTGACGCGGAGCTGGGCCCGGTTCCCGGTACCGCCAACGAACTGGAGCAGGTGCTGCTGAACCTGCTGAAGAACGCCGCCCAAGCCATCCACCTGCGCGAGGATGACGAGGAAGGTCGCATCACCCTGCGGACCCGGCTGAGCCCGCCGTGGGCGGAAATCCAGGTGGAAGACAACGGCGTGGGCATCCCGGAAACCGTGCGCAAACGTATCTTCGAGCCCTTCTTCACCACCAAGGAAGTGGGCCAGGGCACGGGGCTCGGCTTGTCGGTCTCGTATTTCATCATCACCAACAACCACAAGGGCCAGATGGAAGTGCAGTCCAAGCCCGGCCAGGGCACCTGTTTCACCCTGCGCCTGCCGCTGACCTCCAGTGCCACGACTGCAGGAACCTGA
- a CDS encoding AmpG family muropeptide MFS transporter, with amino-acid sequence MSHRSWREAIAAYATPATLSLLLLGFAAGLPYMLVFSTLSVWLREAGVSRETIGFASLIGLAYAFKWIWSPLLDQWRLPLLGRLGRRRSWLVLSQALVGLGLVGMALCDPQTNLTWLIALAVLVAFASATQDIAIDAYRLEIAEDSRQAALAASYMTGYRVSALLATAGALYFAEWFGSSVTVYEYGAWAGTYLLFALLMLPGLITSLWMREPLVDLPTQGNPSRFKLKHQLSSVLILLVMLISLPAMITGMLDRAWPRAALYAIFLITCLSPWGMRQILPVRDLLSQQRRQLLVAARGKVMPNFDFVHQTVSIIVLIVILVTIAAAAKAFSTGAWPRGTMFLLITLACFSAAGRLLMAPVLTPISEFVQRYRWQALLLLGLIATYRMSDTVMGVMANVFYIDQGFTKEQIASVSKLFGLVMTLLGAAAGGLLIVRFGILPILFIGGLSSAATNLMFVALSDMGPHLNMLILTISCDNFSAGLATSAFVAYLSSLTNLKFSATQYALLSSIMLLLPRLIGGYSGVMVESLGYHSFFMVTALLGIPTLVLIVIQWGRDRRQPKENGSPDAPQAPHAPGSTEQP; translated from the coding sequence ATGTCCCATCGTTCCTGGCGCGAAGCCATCGCCGCCTATGCCACGCCGGCCACCCTTTCTCTGCTGTTGCTGGGCTTCGCCGCCGGCCTGCCGTACATGCTGGTGTTTTCCACCCTTTCCGTCTGGCTTCGCGAGGCCGGGGTATCCCGCGAAACCATCGGCTTCGCCAGCCTGATCGGCCTGGCCTACGCCTTCAAATGGATCTGGTCGCCGCTGCTCGACCAATGGCGCCTGCCACTGCTGGGCCGTCTCGGTCGCCGCCGTTCCTGGCTGGTGCTTTCCCAGGCACTGGTGGGACTCGGGCTGGTGGGGATGGCGTTGTGTGACCCCCAAACCAACCTCACCTGGCTGATCGCCCTGGCGGTGCTGGTGGCCTTTGCATCCGCCACCCAGGACATCGCCATCGACGCCTACCGCCTGGAAATCGCCGAAGACAGCCGCCAGGCCGCCCTGGCCGCGAGTTACATGACCGGTTATCGGGTCTCGGCGCTGCTGGCCACTGCTGGCGCGCTCTACTTTGCCGAATGGTTCGGCTCCAGCGTCACGGTCTATGAATATGGCGCCTGGGCCGGGACCTACCTGCTGTTCGCGCTGCTGATGCTGCCGGGGCTGATCACCAGCCTGTGGATGCGCGAGCCGCTGGTGGACCTTCCGACCCAGGGCAACCCCTCGCGCTTCAAGCTCAAGCATCAGCTGTCGTCGGTGCTGATCCTGCTGGTGATGCTGATCTCCCTGCCGGCGATGATCACCGGCATGCTGGACCGCGCCTGGCCCCGCGCCGCGCTCTACGCGATCTTCCTGATCACTTGCCTGTCGCCCTGGGGCATGCGCCAGATCCTGCCGGTGCGCGATCTGCTCAGCCAGCAACGCCGCCAGTTGCTGGTGGCTGCACGGGGCAAGGTGATGCCCAACTTCGACTTCGTCCACCAGACGGTGTCGATCATCGTATTGATCGTCATCCTGGTGACCATCGCTGCCGCGGCGAAGGCGTTCTCTACCGGCGCCTGGCCTCGCGGGACGATGTTCCTGCTGATCACCCTGGCCTGCTTCTCCGCCGCCGGCCGCCTGCTGATGGCGCCGGTCCTGACCCCCATCAGCGAGTTCGTCCAGCGCTACCGCTGGCAGGCCCTGCTGCTGCTCGGGTTGATCGCCACCTATCGGATGTCCGACACGGTGATGGGCGTAATGGCCAACGTCTTCTACATCGACCAGGGCTTTACCAAGGAGCAGATCGCCAGCGTCAGCAAGCTCTTCGGCCTGGTGATGACGCTACTCGGCGCGGCCGCCGGTGGCCTGCTCATCGTGCGCTTCGGCATCCTGCCGATCCTCTTCATCGGCGGCCTCAGCTCGGCGGCCACCAACCTGATGTTCGTGGCCCTGAGCGACATGGGCCCGCACCTGAACATGCTGATCCTGACCATTTCCTGCGACAACTTCAGTGCGGGCCTGGCCACCTCGGCATTCGTCGCCTACCTGTCGAGCCTGACCAACCTGAAGTTCTCCGCCACCCAGTACGCCCTGCTCAGTTCGATCATGCTGCTGCTGCCGCGCCTGATCGGTGGCTACTCGGGCGTGATGGTGGAAAGCCTGGGATACCACAGCTTCTTCATGGTCACCGCCTTGCTGGGCATTCCCACCCTGGTGCTGATCGTCATCCAGTGGGGCCGCGACCGCCGGCAGCCGAAGGAGAATGGTTCCCCCGACGCCCCGCAGGCTCCTCATGCTCCCGGGTCTACCGAGCAACCCTGA
- a CDS encoding putative 2-dehydropantoate 2-reductase produces the protein MTWHILGAGSLGSLWAARLTRAGLPVRLVLRDRARLKTYEAGGGLTLVEQGEARQYAIPAELPSSTSPISRLLVACKAYDAEAAVQPLLPRLAPGAELVLLQNGLGSQDAVALKLPHARCVLASSTEGAFRDGDFRVVFAGHGFTWLGDPLRPEAPAWLAELEQAGIPHGWTPDILSRLWRKLALNCAINPLTVLHDCRNGGLAEHPAEVSVLCTELAELLQRCGQPDAAEGLHDEVLRVIQATAANYSSMYQDVANGRRTEISYLLGHACATAARHRLNLPHLESLHTRLKAHLLQRGLPVT, from the coding sequence ATGACCTGGCATATCCTCGGCGCCGGCAGCCTTGGCAGCCTCTGGGCTGCCCGCCTGACCCGCGCAGGCCTGCCCGTGCGCCTGGTCCTGCGTGACCGCGCCCGGCTCAAGACCTATGAAGCAGGCGGTGGCCTGACCCTGGTGGAACAGGGCGAGGCGCGGCAGTATGCCATTCCCGCCGAATTGCCCAGCAGCACCAGCCCCATCAGCCGCCTGCTGGTGGCCTGCAAGGCCTACGACGCAGAAGCCGCCGTCCAGCCCCTGCTGCCGCGCCTGGCCCCCGGCGCCGAACTGGTCCTGCTGCAGAACGGGCTGGGCAGCCAGGACGCCGTGGCCCTGAAGCTGCCTCATGCGCGCTGTGTGCTCGCCTCCAGCACCGAAGGGGCCTTTCGGGACGGGGACTTCCGGGTGGTATTCGCTGGCCACGGGTTCACCTGGCTCGGCGACCCGCTGCGCCCCGAAGCGCCGGCCTGGCTGGCGGAACTGGAACAGGCTGGAATCCCCCACGGCTGGACGCCGGACATCCTCTCCCGGCTGTGGCGCAAGCTGGCGCTGAACTGCGCCATCAATCCCCTTACCGTGTTGCACGACTGCCGCAACGGCGGACTCGCCGAGCACCCGGCGGAGGTCAGCGTGCTATGCACCGAACTGGCCGAGCTGCTGCAGCGCTGCGGACAGCCCGACGCCGCCGAAGGCCTGCACGACGAGGTGCTGCGGGTGATCCAGGCCACCGCGGCGAATTACTCCTCCATGTACCAGGATGTCGCCAACGGTCGGCGCACCGAGATCAGCTACCTGCTGGGCCACGCCTGCGCCACCGCAGCCCGTCACCGGCTCAACCTGCCCCACCTGGAGAGCCTGCACACACGCCTCAAGGCCCACCTGCTTCAGCGTGGATTGCCCGTCACCTGA
- a CDS encoding MGMT family protein, which produces MVGRKKSKEVPEQAWADLPTASAERRREALYLTLGQVPEGKVVTYGQLAELAGLGRAARWVGRTLSQLPAGTQLPWHRVLGAGGRFSLAVGTPSGNEQRARLRAEGVSIQNDRVDMRRHGWHPMPPKG; this is translated from the coding sequence ATGGTCGGTAGAAAGAAGAGCAAAGAGGTGCCTGAGCAAGCGTGGGCGGACTTGCCGACAGCCAGCGCGGAACGTCGGCGCGAGGCGCTGTACCTGACCCTGGGCCAGGTTCCGGAAGGCAAGGTGGTCACTTATGGTCAGTTGGCGGAATTGGCCGGCCTGGGTCGCGCCGCACGCTGGGTCGGGCGGACCCTGAGCCAATTGCCGGCAGGCACCCAACTGCCCTGGCACCGGGTGCTCGGGGCCGGCGGACGCTTCAGCCTGGCGGTGGGCACGCCTTCCGGCAACGAGCAGCGGGCACGTTTGCGAGCCGAAGGTGTCAGTATCCAGAACGATCGGGTGGACATGCGTCGGCACGGCTGGCATCCCATGCCGCCCAAGGGTTAG
- a CDS encoding response regulator: protein MPNPYLSILVVDDAKFSSAMIGRTLSQAGYQDVRFASSASEALNLLEHKPANVILADWLMPEIDGLELTARVRQLDEMTDHYSYIILLTGKEGDNVLSEAFDRGVDDFISKAEMSEQLVPRIFAADRLCNTLHRLLQENRLLTQNIAALEQRNLVDSLTGLGNPRYLRQKLADSLRQVESRGGALCYLQIGLLDAPQLRQQYGETFFNELLHGVARRLQQLVRPLDVLTRLDDNQFGLITLLDDLHECSPSSFRRLHEGLNLKAFKTSEGFITLKAGIALVGLDTKALPLDVEELLEKASAMLPEAYASGRVTALRLPQP from the coding sequence ATGCCCAATCCTTATCTCAGTATCCTGGTGGTGGACGATGCGAAGTTCTCCAGCGCCATGATCGGCCGCACCTTGAGCCAGGCGGGGTACCAGGACGTGCGCTTCGCCAGCAGCGCCAGCGAAGCCCTGAACCTGTTGGAACACAAGCCGGCCAACGTCATCCTCGCCGACTGGCTGATGCCGGAGATCGATGGCCTGGAATTGACCGCGCGGGTGCGCCAGCTGGATGAGATGACCGATCACTACAGCTACATCATCCTGCTGACCGGCAAGGAGGGCGACAATGTCCTGAGCGAGGCCTTCGACCGGGGTGTGGACGACTTCATCAGCAAGGCGGAGATGAGCGAACAGCTGGTGCCCCGGATCTTCGCCGCGGACCGTCTGTGCAACACCCTGCATCGCCTGCTGCAGGAGAACCGCCTGCTTACCCAGAACATCGCAGCCCTGGAACAACGCAACCTGGTGGACTCCCTCACCGGCCTCGGCAACCCGCGCTACCTGCGGCAGAAGCTGGCCGACAGCCTGCGCCAGGTGGAGTCCCGCGGCGGCGCCCTGTGCTACTTGCAGATTGGCTTGCTGGATGCTCCGCAGCTGCGCCAGCAGTACGGCGAAACCTTCTTCAATGAGCTGTTGCACGGCGTCGCACGGCGCCTGCAGCAACTGGTGCGTCCGCTGGATGTGCTGACCCGCCTGGACGACAACCAGTTCGGCCTGATCACCCTGCTCGACGACCTTCACGAATGCTCGCCGAGCAGCTTCCGCCGCCTCCATGAAGGCCTGAACCTGAAGGCCTTCAAGACCAGTGAAGGCTTTATCACCCTCAAGGCCGGCATCGCCTTGGTGGGCCTGGATACCAAAGCCCTGCCCCTGGATGTCGAAGAGTTGCTGGAGAAGGCCTCCGCCATGCTCCCAGAGGCCTACGCCAGCGGCCGAGTGACGGCCCTGCGCCTGCCCCAGCCATGA
- a CDS encoding DUF481 domain-containing protein, whose protein sequence is MLSRSMFCLALAAASTATFADTVWMKNGDRLTGTIRVFDGGKLVLQTEYGGTIPLDWKKVATLESDRELLIKQGDLDGERAKSLHRSEDGKVILANGEAPKEVELASIEQIMKPKPLVEDLTWSGNVDLSLDYKRAESDTDDYEVDFKTKARHGRWRHNASGEFNREFTDDEKTTDNWETEYALDRFITDKFFWQGRGEYKRDKIEDLERQRTLGTGPGYQFWDDELGAFSLAALVNRSDYQFASGEEENFYAVSTKWDYNRYLVGKTVELFTSGEVGRPLDNTADYALDAEAGLRYKLTDWASLNVKAEKDQVAGAKDELDETRYTVGFGVGW, encoded by the coding sequence ATGTTGTCCAGATCCATGTTTTGCCTGGCGCTCGCCGCCGCTTCCACCGCCACCTTCGCCGACACCGTCTGGATGAAGAATGGCGACCGACTCACCGGCACCATCCGCGTCTTCGATGGCGGCAAGCTTGTGCTGCAAACCGAATACGGCGGCACCATCCCGCTGGACTGGAAGAAGGTCGCCACCCTGGAAAGCGACCGCGAGCTGCTGATCAAACAGGGGGATCTCGACGGCGAGCGTGCCAAGTCCCTGCACCGGTCCGAGGATGGCAAGGTGATCCTTGCCAATGGTGAGGCGCCCAAGGAAGTGGAGCTGGCCAGTATCGAGCAGATCATGAAGCCCAAGCCCCTGGTGGAGGACCTGACCTGGAGCGGCAACGTCGACCTCTCCCTGGACTACAAGCGCGCCGAGTCGGACACCGACGACTACGAAGTCGACTTCAAGACCAAGGCCCGCCACGGTCGCTGGCGCCACAACGCCTCGGGCGAGTTCAACCGCGAATTCACCGATGACGAGAAGACCACGGACAACTGGGAAACCGAGTACGCGCTCGATCGCTTCATCACCGACAAGTTCTTCTGGCAGGGCCGTGGTGAGTACAAGCGCGACAAGATCGAGGATCTCGAACGCCAGCGCACCCTGGGTACCGGCCCCGGCTACCAGTTCTGGGATGACGAACTGGGGGCCTTCTCCCTCGCCGCCCTGGTCAACCGCAGCGATTACCAGTTCGCCAGCGGCGAAGAGGAAAACTTCTACGCCGTCAGTACGAAGTGGGACTACAACCGCTACCTGGTGGGCAAGACCGTGGAGCTCTTCACCAGCGGCGAAGTCGGCCGTCCCCTGGACAACACCGCCGACTACGCGCTGGATGCCGAAGCGGGCCTGCGCTACAAGCTGACCGACTGGGCCTCCCTCAACGTGAAGGCGGAGAAGGACCAGGTCGCCGGCGCCAAGGACGAACTCGACGAGACCCGCTACACCGTGGGCTTCGGCGTGGGCTGGTAA
- a CDS encoding ornithine cyclodeaminase family protein, whose amino-acid sequence MSSTPPLVLQQAESRRLLQQVDVHQAMRSMFLDLAAGEAIQPAQQLVEFPNAAGDFINYLGVLAKEKVYGVKTSPYIKKPEGALVTAWTLLMSMETGQPLLLCDAGELTTARTAATTAVAVDTLAPEGARRLAVIGSGPVARAHLHYVKGLRDWQRIAVFSPALAGDAEVRAQLLAQDPRVDICTSLEAAVADADVVMLCTSSAGPVLDPRSLAKPALITSISTNAPRAHEVPPETLGEMEVYCDYRATTPGSAGEMLLAAERHGWSREAIRGDLPDLVSGKVPRPDYRRPVFFRSIGLGLEDMALANALYHLQRSGQ is encoded by the coding sequence ATGTCCAGCACCCCGCCCCTCGTCCTTCAGCAAGCCGAAAGCCGTCGTCTCCTCCAGCAGGTCGACGTGCACCAGGCCATGCGCAGCATGTTCCTGGACCTCGCCGCCGGCGAAGCCATCCAGCCGGCCCAGCAACTGGTGGAGTTCCCCAATGCCGCCGGTGACTTCATCAACTACCTGGGTGTGCTGGCCAAGGAGAAGGTCTACGGGGTCAAGACCTCGCCCTATATCAAGAAGCCCGAGGGCGCCCTGGTCACCGCCTGGACCCTGCTGATGTCCATGGAAACCGGCCAGCCCTTGCTGCTCTGCGATGCCGGCGAGCTGACCACCGCGCGCACCGCCGCCACCACCGCGGTGGCGGTGGACACCCTGGCCCCCGAAGGGGCGCGCCGCCTCGCGGTGATCGGCAGCGGTCCGGTGGCCCGCGCGCACCTGCACTACGTAAAGGGGCTGCGTGACTGGCAGCGCATCGCTGTGTTCTCGCCGGCTTTGGCCGGGGATGCCGAGGTGCGGGCGCAGTTGCTCGCCCAGGACCCGCGCGTGGATATCTGCACCAGCCTTGAAGCGGCCGTGGCCGATGCCGACGTGGTGATGCTCTGCACCTCTTCCGCCGGGCCGGTGTTGGACCCGCGCAGTCTGGCCAAGCCCGCCCTGATCACGTCCATCAGCACCAACGCCCCGCGCGCCCACGAAGTACCGCCGGAGACCTTGGGCGAAATGGAGGTGTACTGCGATTACCGCGCCACCACGCCGGGCTCTGCCGGCGAAATGCTGCTGGCCGCCGAGCGCCACGGCTGGAGCCGCGAAGCCATCCGTGGCGACCTGCCGGATCTGGTCAGCGGCAAGGTGCCACGGCCTGACTACCGCCGCCCGGTATTCTTCCGCTCCATCGGCCTCGGCCTCGAGGACATGGCCCTGGCCAACGCCCTCTATCATCTTCAGCGCTCGGGCCAGTGA
- a CDS encoding cob(I)yrinic acid a,c-diamide adenosyltransferase, with protein sequence MGNRLSKIYTRTGDKGETGLSSDRRVPKDHPRIEAIGEVDTLNSQLGLLLADLTEGQERWPGLAEVISVLAPCQHRLFDLGGELAMPEYQVLDRPEIERLETAIDRWNDELGPLKNFILPGGSRLVAQAHVCRSFARSAERRAQTLNREEPLRDELLAYLNRLSDLLFVAARLIARRQGVEEVLWEAAKKG encoded by the coding sequence ATGGGCAACCGCCTCTCGAAGATCTACACCCGCACCGGCGACAAGGGCGAAACCGGCCTCTCCAGCGACCGCCGCGTCCCCAAGGACCACCCTCGGATCGAGGCCATCGGCGAAGTGGATACCCTGAACAGCCAGCTTGGACTGCTGTTGGCGGATCTGACCGAGGGTCAGGAGCGCTGGCCGGGGCTCGCCGAGGTGATTTCGGTGCTCGCGCCCTGCCAGCACCGTCTGTTCGACCTCGGCGGCGAACTGGCGATGCCTGAATACCAGGTGCTGGATCGCCCGGAAATCGAGCGGCTGGAGACGGCCATCGACCGCTGGAATGACGAGCTGGGTCCCTTGAAGAACTTCATCCTCCCCGGCGGCTCGCGCCTGGTGGCGCAGGCCCATGTGTGCCGCAGCTTCGCCCGCAGCGCCGAACGCCGCGCCCAGACACTGAACCGGGAAGAGCCGCTGCGGGACGAGCTGCTGGCCTACCTCAACCGCCTCTCCGACCTGCTGTTCGTCGCCGCCCGACTGATCGCACGTCGGCAGGGAGTGGAGGAAGTGTTGTGGGAGGCGGCGAAGAAGGGGTGA